In a single window of the Chelonia mydas isolate rCheMyd1 chromosome 8, rCheMyd1.pri.v2, whole genome shotgun sequence genome:
- the TSPAN1 gene encoding tetraspanin-1, with product MGCFSFLKVMMILFNLAIFLGGGTLLGVGIWVAVDGSSFSSIFGSSSTLQFVNVSYFLIVIGAILVVLGFLGCCGAQKESKCLLIMFFSIVLIIFIAEIAAAVVALVYTSLAENILQTTVTPTLKNQYGKVTEVTQVWNVTMSQVKCCGLTNYTDFTDSYYYKEHGNTYPPFCCNSTNAPCTETEARNSNRPGCFEQLLSDIRKNAGVVGGVAVGICALEIASMVVSMYLYCQLDKK from the exons ATGGGCTGTTTCAGTTTCCTCAAGGTGATGATGATCTTGTTTAACCTGGCCATATTT CTTGGCGGAGGGACGCTCCTGGGCGTGGGGATCTGGGTCGCCGTGGACGGGAGCTCGTTCTCCAGCATATTTGGCTCCAGCAGCACCTTGCAGTTTGTGAACGTCAGCTACTTCCTTATCGTCATCGGCGCCATCCTGGTTGTGCTCGGCTTCCTGGGATGCTGTGGGGCCCAGAAAGAGAGCAAATGCCTCCTGATCATG TTCTTCTCGATCGTGCTGATCATCTTCATTGCGGAGATCGCTGCTGCGGTGGTGGCATTGGTCTACACGTCCCTC GCGGAGAACATCCTACAAACAACAGTGACTCCCACACTGAAGAATCAGTACGGGAAGGTTACTGAAGTCACGCAGGTCTGGAACGTCACCATGTCTCAG gTGAAATGCTGCGGCTTGACGAACTACACAGACTTCACTGACTCTTACTACTACAAGGAACACGGCAACACGTACCCACCGTTCTGCTGCAACTCCACCAACGCCCCGTGCACCGAGACAGAAGCACGTAACAGCAACCGCCCG GGTTGCTTCGAGCAGCTGCTGAGCGACATTCGCAAGAACGCGGGCGTGGTGGGGGGCGTGGCGGTTGGGATCTGTGCGTTAGAG ATTGCATCCATGGTGGTGTCCATGTACCTGTACTGCCAGCTGGATAAGAAGTGA